CACAATTGATAAATATCCTTCAGAATTATCTGGTGGTATGAAAAAGCGGGTGGATCTTGCAAGAACATTAATGGGAAACCCTGAAATAATTTTATATGATGAGCCAACAACTGGATTAGACCCAATAACAGTAAAAGTTGTTCACGAATTGATATCTAGTATGCAAAAAAAATTAAATGTTACATCAGTCGTTATTTCACATGATGTTGATATTTTTAACTATGCTGATAAAGTTGCACTGTTGTATGAAGGTAAAATTGAAACTGAACTTTCAGCTCAAGGCATTTGGGAGAGCCAAGATCCATATATTTATCAGTTTATTCGAGGCTTACCTCATGGGCCAATACAGCTTGAGCATGTTGTAATTAAAAATAAAGCATAAAGATTTTTGATCTTTAGATTTTTTTTAATTACTATAGTTAACATTAAATCGAATAGAAGAAGGCATAAGAACTTTTTAGGATGAAAAAATGGAACAAAAATCGTCTGAAAAAATTATAGAACAAGTTGCTTATTACAGCCAAAAATTTGTTGTATTGAAAGCTGAAATATCTAAAGTTATAGTTGGCCATAGTTCAATTATTGATGCAACGTTAATCGCAATGCTCAGTAATGGGCATATTTTGCTTGAAGGTGTTCCTGGCGTAGCAAAAACAACGTTAATTAAAACGATTGCAGATGCTTTAGGTTTGTCATTTAGTAGAATTCAATTTACGCCTGATTTGCTTCCAGCAGATCTTATTGGTACTTTAATTTACAATCCAAAAGCACAAGAGTTTGATACAAAAAAAGGCCCTATTTTTGCCAATTTAGTTTTAGCAGACGAAATAAACCGTTCACCTGCAAAAGTTCAGTCAGCTCTTCTTGAAGCAATGCAAGAACATCAAGTAACTATTGGATCAACGACATTTCCGCTTGAAGAACCGTTTTTAGTTTTTGCAACACAAAATCCTATAGAAAACGAAGGAACGTATCAACTTCCAGAGGCTCAAATAGATCGTTTTATGTTTAAGCTACAAGTTGGATATCCAACATTTGATCAAGAGCGTGAAATTTTAAATAGATCAATGCAGAAAACAACCGTTTCTAAAGTTGTTTCTCGCCAAGATATACTTGATACTCAAAAAATTGTTCAAAATATTTATATAGATGAAAAGCTTATCGAATATATTTTAAAGCTTGTTTTTGCAACCAGAGAACCTGCTGCATACGGCTTAACTTCATTAGCTAAAATGGTTCAATATGGAGCTTCTCCTCGTGCAAGTATCTCTATTGTTCATGCAAGTAAAGCGTATGCTTTGTTGCAAAATAGACATTTTGTGATTCCTGACGATATCAAAGTAGTAGCTCGAGGTATTTTGCGTCATAGAATATTGTTAACATATTATGCTCAGGCAGAAAATATTACATCAGATATGGTTATTGATAAAATATTTGATATTATTTTAACACCATAATTGACTCATTTTTATTATTTTGTCATACATTCAAGGGTTCACCAACTTGATAATTTTGATTATACAGATAGTGGTGTAAAAAATATTGAAAAAAGGATATACATGAAACAGTCGGTGTGGATTTTAAATAGTAGTTTGCTTATTCTTTTTTTTATAAGCCAATTATTTCTTTTCATGCTGCAAAAAGCTGTACCTCGACGTATATCCATAGCTCCAACTGCAGGTATAGTTATAAAAAATCAAGTTGTTGAGCCGGTAAATATTGCTACTATTTATGAAAACGACCTTTTTGGAACGTATCAAACACCCGCTAGCGTATCAACAAAAATTGATGATTCTATTCTTCCAATGCCTCAACCACCAAAAAATATAGTATCACAAGTTCCTCTTGAAAAAGCTCCTACATTTTTTGCTCCATTACAAGCAATTTTAAAAGGGGTTATTTTTGTGAAAGATGACCCTGCAAGCAGTCTTGCAATTATTCAGTTTAAAAAAACAAAAGAAGAACAAAATTATCAAGTAGGCGACCTCATTGAAGATGCTCAAATCTTAAAAATACTTCCGAATCGAATTATTATTATTCGATCAAATGGACAACAAGAAACATTGTATTTACGAGAAGAAGATGCAGTTCATGATTTTGATGCTGAATCAACGTATTTACCAAAAAATGTTATTGAATCATCTTCTGGAAATAAATACAAAATTAACATTGATGAATTTGTAAATAGAATTTCTAATCTTGGTGAATTTATCACCATGCTTGATTTAACAACTGTTTATCGACAAGGAAAAAGTTTTGGTTGCCGTGTTGGTAAAATTAGCACTGATTCATTAGGCGCTATGTTAGGTTTCAAGGCAGATGATATTATTGTAAAAATTGATGGATATCCTCTTGATGATGTAACTCATCGACTTGCAATTTACGATCATATTCTTGCAAGTGCTTCTGGAGATATCATAGAAGTTGAAATACTCAGAAATAATATTTCTATGACGATGTTATACGGTTTAATTGATAATGCTTTTAAAAATAGTACCTTTACTCAGCAAGATATGCATCAAAAGTTAGTAGCTTCTTTAACACCGGTACAAGAGCCTCAAGATGTTACCATCCAAAGAAAAAAAGTTCCTCATGAATCTGAAAACAAAGCTGAGACGGATAATTTTTTAGAAGATAGAGCTATAATTGAATATCAAGCATCATCACCAATGATGATGCAAGTTGTTTGCCAAGAAAAATTACATCAACTTGATAATCATAAAAATAAGTTGTCACAAGATCGTGAAAAAATGGAGCCTATCATCCAAGATATCAAGGCTCAAGACAGAAAGAATATGCTAAAACAGTCAAAGCGTAATGTTATTTTTAATGGAATGACACAATAGTTTGCTTAAGATACAAAAGTAGATAGGTATATTGCAATGAAAAAAATGAACAAATTTTTAATGGTAAGTTTGCTGGTTGTGGTAACTGAACTTCTTATAGCAAAAGATGTTCTCGCTTCAATGCATGAGACTTTTGGAACAGAAGAGATGGGTCAAGAAGAACAAGAGTCTTTTGAATCGTCATTTCATCAAAAAAATGAGATAGATCAACAGCAAGAGCAGCTGCTTCCAGAAGAAATACAATCAGTTCCTCTGCGACAACCAGGTGCTGATGTTGTTGAATCGGTTGTTTTTAACTTTGAAGATATTGATTTAAAGAACGTTGCTCAGTACATGGAACGAGTTCACAAGGTAAAATTTATTACAGATGATATTTTAGATACGAATAAAAAAGGACCGAGTCTTGCAGGCAATAAAGTTTCTTTTAGAACAAATACGCCTTTAACAAAGCAAGAAAGTTGGAGCTTGTTTATTACGTTTTTGAGTATGGCTGGATTAGATCTTGTACCAATGGCTCAAGCTGGTTTTTATAAAATTGTACCTTTACCAAATGCATCACAAGAAGCAATTCCTACCTACATTGGACCAAGTCCTGATATACTGCCTGATAATGATATGATTATTCGGTAT
This genomic interval from Candidatus Chromulinivorax destructor contains the following:
- a CDS encoding AAA family ATPase — protein: MEQKSSEKIIEQVAYYSQKFVVLKAEISKVIVGHSSIIDATLIAMLSNGHILLEGVPGVAKTTLIKTIADALGLSFSRIQFTPDLLPADLIGTLIYNPKAQEFDTKKGPIFANLVLADEINRSPAKVQSALLEAMQEHQVTIGSTTFPLEEPFLVFATQNPIENEGTYQLPEAQIDRFMFKLQVGYPTFDQEREILNRSMQKTTVSKVVSRQDILDTQKIVQNIYIDEKLIEYILKLVFATREPAAYGLTSLAKMVQYGASPRASISIVHASKAYALLQNRHFVIPDDIKVVARGILRHRILLTYYAQAENITSDMVIDKIFDIILTP
- a CDS encoding type II secretion system protein N, whose product is MKQSVWILNSSLLILFFISQLFLFMLQKAVPRRISIAPTAGIVIKNQVVEPVNIATIYENDLFGTYQTPASVSTKIDDSILPMPQPPKNIVSQVPLEKAPTFFAPLQAILKGVIFVKDDPASSLAIIQFKKTKEEQNYQVGDLIEDAQILKILPNRIIIIRSNGQQETLYLREEDAVHDFDAESTYLPKNVIESSSGNKYKINIDEFVNRISNLGEFITMLDLTTVYRQGKSFGCRVGKISTDSLGAMLGFKADDIIVKIDGYPLDDVTHRLAIYDHILASASGDIIEVEILRNNISMTMLYGLIDNAFKNSTFTQQDMHQKLVASLTPVQEPQDVTIQRKKVPHESENKAETDNFLEDRAIIEYQASSPMMMQVVCQEKLHQLDNHKNKLSQDREKMEPIIQDIKAQDRKNMLKQSKRNVIFNGMTQ